The segment TATTTAGATTATAAGCATATCAACCAAAGTACTCCATACCAATAAATATAAAAGTAATTGTAGATAAGTATTTAATGGTTTTTAAGATGCCAAAATGACTACTTCCAAAAATGGAATAGGATCATGGCATTCAACTTGTATGAGGTATCCAACCACCCAACATTAGGCCTACAAGTACCTTTATGTACAAAGAATTGAGATAAAAAAGATGGTTGAAGAGAAGCTAGAGGTAAACATTATTAGGCATAAGAAGATTACTACTCTCTTATAGTGATGGTATGTAAGAAGGAAGACACCCGAAATGTGTTTAAATTATAGAGAGATAAGAAAGTAAACCATCAAAGATAAGTTTCATATTCCAATTATTAATGATTCACTAGATGAACTAAGTGGAGCTATACATTTTTTATAAAGATTGATCTTAAAGTAGGTTATcaccaaattaaaaattaaaaagaataCATTCTTAATATAGTATGTAGGACTCATGATTGTTGGAATTATTTTTGATGTATTAATGTTAAAGGTTGTTTGGTATCAGAAATTGTTAATGTGATTTTTACAAGGATAAAATTCTAGAAACCTTATCAAAGTGTCTTTGGTGTCAAAGTGATTCGATTTCTAGCATGCTTTATGGGGTAGGTTTGACCCCCGACCCCTGAAACGATACCACTAAGATACTTTAATGTCTTCATCAAATAAAGGTGCAAACCATTAGTATCAAGGAGAATCACTTTGGAGGTTTTTTGTGCAATTTGGTCATCCCCTAGAAAGCATCAATAAGCAAAAGGAGGTAACCAAGATTGAACAAAATTAGCTTCTTGGAGATACCACTATAAGAGAGAAGGGGTCAAATGTAACATTAAAGTAAGTCAAGCAATAAGAGTTAAAGCTTGAGTCTTATATTAAAGAATCCCAGGAGAAATATTAGTTTTTTAAATGATAATTTAAAGGTTAGGGTAAAGATAGGATAGTAAGAATAAAATCAAATATTAAAGGCTTTACTTTTAATTGAGGAATTATTTTTAAGTGCAAAGGAAGAAGAGGGTTGTTAGTGAAATTTAAACGAATGAATATAAGATATACAATGAATCATATAAATTCAATAAGCTAAATCTTAAGCAAATTAATATTTATGTGCTTATATGTGCATATATAAATTAACAAACACACATATGTGCATATACACATGGTTACAAGTTTGTATATATATACGCATGtgtatatataataattaaaatagttagaaaatgaaaaaaatattttttctatatcaatatttttttaatagatgtatttaagatatctaggCTAGTTGTATATTAGGTTCTTATGAGACATTATTATTATATCATTgttaatctaataaatataatactAATTAATCATTGTATTAAACAAAATGTTAACTAGATATATAATATGTATTTACTTGTACATTatcttaaatttgatggtcatatgaTTGTATTTAGAAATTTTTGTCATAAACTAAAATCAAAACTTTGAGAAGACTATagtaaataagatttatttataaacataaaaattaaataaaattatatttaaaaatatgtcTAATCTATAATATAGAtttttgtccaaggggttgagcttaactggttaaaacattgagAACACTGTGgaaacccaagttcaattcccattaGAAACATCTCCAGTGAAAAGCTATCCCCAATTTTTAATTCAATACAATTATAAAACATTTGTAAATAATGACCATTGGAAGAATGAATCCAAACTTTTTTTACGCCCATCCAACTGTAACCAACTTTTCTTGATTCTTCCGGCAACAAAACCAATTAAATTGACAAAATTCCTGTAAATACCGTATGAATTTTGTTTATCCCACGGCCATAACTCTACCAAGAAATCACGTCATGGCCATTTGagataaaaaaatgaaaacaaaattcaCAAAACCCGCATCAAATTTCAATCAACAAATCAGGATATATTCAAGTCAAAAGGAATTCCAGAGCTCGGAATCCACGAATCCCCATCAATAAAATTCCCAACAGTAAACTGCTCTGCTTCAGCCGTTTGATTTATGACATGATAACCAGGCCATTTCACACGCCTAGATGTATCTGCACCAGCGCCATCATTATCAAACTCACCATAAAACAAGGTATTCAAAAAAACATCCGTAGAATTCCACTCCACCCAACCAGCAGGATCAATCAAATCGCCAAGAGTAGACTGCATGACAACAGTACGAGAGAAGGGTTGCCATGGTCTTCCCATATAAGTAGTAAAATCCCGTTGGACGGGAACTAAATCAGAAGCCGCCATTATTGTACAAGCATGTAGAATAGTTCCAGTGTTTTGATTGGAATATCTTCTTCCTTGGGCGGTGACGACGTTCTCCTGGCCGGTGAGGGGCTTTCTAACCAGAATGGTGCTCTTCTGAATGACGGCGGCGGAGTTGCCGAAGATGAAATCAATGGTGCCGTAGATGTAGCATTCTCGCAAGAATTGGCGGGTGCTGTACAGGAAAAGGGTGTCCTGGTATCCTTCCATGGAACATCTGTAAAACACTGATCTGTCGGCCGCCACTAAAAGTGCGACTGCCTGACCTTTTTGCGGCCCTGCTGTGTTGGTGAAGGTCATGTCTTTCGCAATAAATCCGTCGCCCCACACCGCTGCATCACATTTCAAACGAAGGGGATGGTGAGTTTGAGTTGAAGGAGATTAGATGAGCTCGGAATTGAGAGAAAGCACTGTAAAAGTatcttttggtcattttttttgtGCAGGTAACCATCAGATTATTAGCTCACTTGCAAAAACTGAAACAAAAAATTCTAATACAGGAAGATTTCATTACAAAACAGCCATGATTTAATCAAAAAACTGAAACAAAAAATTCCAATACAAGAAGATTTCGTTACAAAACAGCCGTGGTTTAACTAATGGTGAAAGGTATCATAAAATCTGGAAGGATGTAGTGTCACGAGGTGaatgtgataaaaaaaaattattttatttttatttcaaattagaTAGTCATTTATATgtcaaaatattatatttaataataaatataatagaaATATTTTACAATAGCAATAAAGAGTGGAATGTAATGGAGTGTTTGTGTTAACAAAAATTCTtatattttatcttaaatattacataattattttgAGCTAGAGTTCATATGAACTAGCTTTCAAACACAAATCTAAGACCTTCCATTTGTTGCTAGAGTGTGCTCTACCAACTAAGCTATTGGCCTATCTTTGGTTAGCCCATCGTCATTCCATTACATATCCTTTAGACTCTTAACCTAACTCTATGGACTAGCTTCCAAGGCACAAATCTAAGACCTTCTATTTGTTGCTAGAGTGTGGTCTACCAACTAAGCTATTGACCTCTCTTTTTAGTATAACGAGGTGAATGTGATAACAAAAAATCTTTTATTTCAAATCAGATAGTCATTTATATGTCAAAATAgtatatttaataataaacataatagaaacattttACAATAGCAATAAAGAGTGGAATGTAATGGGTGACTGTGTTAACAAAAACTCTtatattttatcttaaatattacAAACAATTATTTTGAGCTAGAATTCATATGGACTAGCTTTCATATGTCAAAATAgtatatttaataataaacataatagaaacattttACAATAGCAATAAAGAGTGGAATGTAATGGGGTGATTGTGTTAACAAAAACTCTTATATTTTATCTTAATTACTACAAACAATTATTTTGAGCTAGAGTTCATATGGACTAGCTTTCAGACACAAATTTAAGACCTTCCATTTGTTGCTAGAGTGTGCTCTACAAACTAAGTTGTTGGCCTCTCTTTGATTAGCCCATCGTCATTCTATTGCATAGCCTTTAGACTCTTAACCTAACTCTATGGACTAGCTTCCAAGGCACAAATCTaagaccttctatttgttgttagagtGTGCTCTACCAACTAAGCTATTGTCCTCTCTTTAGTTAGCTCATCGTCAACCCATTACACATCTTTTGGACTCttaaactagctctgataccacaaGTTGAGCTACAATTCATTTAGATTAGCTAAGACACAAAATTAGAACCTTCTATTTATTATTGTAATGCTCTACCAACTAAGCTATTAGTCCTTTTTCAGTCACTCATCATTAATCTAGATGTAACTTAACTCCAATAATTTATATATCAAAATAGTAATATTTAATAAGAAACATAATATTTTTGAATTGATATATGAAAACATTTTCTAGATAAATATATTTAAGATTTATGCATATATAAATAAAAGATTTTCACTTCAACCATATACCTATATAAGTTTTTCTCCGCAAGATTTTCAATTCAGCAATCAAATTACCAATTCATTAAAACTAAAACGGATAAAAATACTTTCAATCAGAGAGCGCAAATTGGTTTTTATACGTAACGTCCCTCACTTCACTTTCCTGTCACGCTTTCATTGCCGCCATGATTTCGTTGCTCTCACGTTTCTTGTTCAAATCACACTTTGAGCACTCTATTACAATCAGTTTAGAAAGCACACCCTCTTACTCTAACTAAAAAATTCCTCACCATTTTGCCTACTCAACTCtataatccaaacaaatcaaagaatatcaaaGTTAGATGAACAGAATTACATACGTAAATCTGACACATTCTTCACTATTCTGACCTTTGGATACTCCAAACAACAACAAACAGCCAATCCATACATACTTTCATAATAAACAGTAAGAATCGCTACATACCGAAAGTTGAAGAGCCAAAAAGAGTACCGGAATCACCGATGCTTCTGTTACCCATCACACAAGTTCTGTTCATGCCGTCTCCAATCATCATCAGATTCCTCACAGCCCTGTTAATCACAATACTCTCATAATACTGCCCAGCCTTTATATACATAACATAATACGTCTCGTTCCCCTGAGGTGGAACATTATAAGCACTCAATGCTTCTGTAATCGTCTTATAATCTCCCGACCCATCTTGTGCCACCACAACATCTGCAGTGGACTGCAAAAACCGCCGCCTTTGATCCCCCGATACCCACTCAGGAAACCCAATTTTCTTTCCATTTGATAACAATCTGCGCTTCCCTGGCCGTGCAAGAGAACTCGCTCTTAAATTCGCGAAAAGGGCAAGAGAATCGCTTATTAATCTCGACAAATTCAAAACTTGCAGCGAAATAGACGATCCAAATTCTGTGAGATCAAAACTACCATTGTTTTCCCTGTTGTAATTTGTACCAGAGAGTCCGTCGAGGCACAAATCTTGATTAGTCAGCGCAGCGCTGACCCATGTGTGAACGTCCGCCATGGCTGATCTCTTCTCCAAATTGAAACTTTTCATTGAATTCAGAGAGCCGTTGAGACGATATAACGTGTCTTCAAACAGTTGCAGACAGTCTTGCAATGCCATCTGGTCGTGGGTTCCAGTCACGTTACCGGAAAACTCTAGAGCCCACGCCTGAGCTTTTTGCACTTCTTCCATGGCTGCCTGCAATGATAAAATGACCCCATTTTTGGGGTCTACAGTCTTCTCGATTTTCCCTTCACCAGGCATGAAAAACATCGCCATTAATGCCCAGGCAAGGAAAAATGACTTGGTTATTGAAAATCGCGACTCTTCAGTCTGCAAGTGCAGATCAATGCTATTTGTAGCCATGTTTACAGAATTCTTATTGATTTGGTAAGCTGAATTTTTCAGTTGGGTGGACGAACAAAGGAATTGTTATATATATTGGTGTCCAGATTTGTTTTGGAACGGCAGGCTGTGCAGTTGCACGCACCAAGGACGCCTGGATTATCTGCTGACGTTACACTCAATTCAAATTGTTCGCTTGTGATTGGAGTTTACCGGATTTTTAAAGCTTCCAAGTTTTAGCTTTTAGTTTTGTTCTCAATTCGGCCATTTTCTCTAGAAAACTCAGCCTCCAGGTGGACTATTGCCGACGAACACATCAAGTATGCTATGACGTTCATGTCGATGATAAGATTCTTGGCTTTTTAATGCTACTTTGTACGCAAATTTATCACAATATGCACACGAAAAGAAAAAACTAGGATTGTAAAATCTGCTATATTAATATTTAATGGTAATAAATTTAATAGTCCATATGACACTAAGTCTAGGTATAGGAGTTAGGTATGAAAATACATTTGATATATCACTTGAATTTAGGTATTGGCATCCAAGAAGAGGAGattgaaagaaaataaatataataaattataattatttagtATCTAAAATTAGATTTGAGATTAACAAAAAATGACAATTGTGTTTTGTGAAATTTTTTATTGTATATGAAGTTGGGTCAAATCTATATTTATGATTTTGATATTACAACGATAATTTTAACTTGAATGTTGCTCAAACTTTTAATTATAAGATCCCTCTCACAGTCTTATTGAAATTTTTTTAgatattataaattaataaatattcaaACATTAATCATATATCTTTCAACCATTTTTTATATTATAACTATATGAGTTATCAAGATTTTTAACATGGATACATTGATGTAATAATAACAATATTTTTTTAACTATTacttataatatataaaataaatatatttttcaataattgaTAATAGTCATATATGGTTACAATAATATTCAATCAATTGTATATGAAGCTGGGTCAAATCTACAATTGTGGTTTTGATGTTACATCTATAATTTGAACTTGAATGTtttgattctaaattttttgtgGTTTTTAAATCTTTAGTTGTAAGATCCCTCTCATAGTCTTATTGAAATTTCTTTAGATATTTTAAAATAAGTATCCAAACATCTTAATTATATatctttcaagtttttttttttaatggtataGCTATTTGAATTAATATTTCTCAATATTTTTAACATGGATACATTGATGTAATACCAATGCTTTTAAATATCACTTGCAATATTAAAAATCAACACATTTTTCAATAAATGATAACATTCACATtgattacaaaaagatattatattttttattggatacaacacaacaacaacaaaaaaaaatcaaatcattttgaAGATAGCCACTCATTTTCATATATGTGCATACCAATTCAATAcaaattatttcaaataattttcacatacataaatatatagatAATTGCAAGAAGTTGAATCCACTTTTTAACCAACATGTGAAAAAAATTTACTTAAAAAATAGAATTTTTCATTGAGTCTTAGTTTGTCAAGTGATTTAAGATAAAAATTAAAGCCTCATATTCATAAGCCTTAAAGAATATACCTAACTATAATtagataacttgccaaaaaaaataaaaaaataaactctTTATGCACCTCAAGTTAAAATATTCAAACTTAGATACATCTTCAAACTATATTGCACCATATTGATATTCAAGTACACTTAATATTTGTATTCCACATAGATCCATAAATTCAATAAATTCCCAAACAAGAGACTCGCTCATAGGTACAACTAGGTCCTCATTACTAAGTGAATTATAACCTCATCAAACTAAAAGGCCCCACTTCCACTTGTCTGTTTACCAAGCTCTTGGACACAAGGATACCGATACATATTCTTATAACGGGCACTAATTCATTACCCAGTTCGTAAATCATATGCATGAATTAAGTCTATCAGTACATCATCAACATGTATATAAAGAAATGTAAGGCACTTCAAGGGAAAGACCAAGCTCTTCATATTGTCCCTTAATCCATCAAATttggaaatttaaaacacttagaAATAGAAAGGACTAAAATCAAAGATGGAACGCAACACTAATGATGATTTTTTAAACAAACCTATTGAAGAATGTCTCAAAATAGTTATCAATGATGGAAAATAAGGAGTTAAAGAAATAATAAATATTTGGTAGAATAACCTTTAGGCAATTGCTAACAATAGATATATTTGGAATGTATTCCTCATACAAGCATAATAAGAATCTAGAATGATTCTCTAGAATGCAAATTGAAATGAGTAAAAGGGCCACAAggaaccaaaaaaaaaacatgcatatagatatacTAAAAATAACATAACATGTGAATGATAGAAGGAAAAAAAATACATAATACTAgaacaaaagagaggaaaatgtatGCAACAATGACATGGGTGAACATAAAGGGAAACTCTAACCATATAAGTAGTTTCACTCGATCAACATGTATATAAACTAATGTACATCAATTCCTTTGTAAATTATTATGGTCCAT is part of the Cryptomeria japonica chromosome 10, Sugi_1.0, whole genome shotgun sequence genome and harbors:
- the LOC131077781 gene encoding pectinesterase yields the protein MATNSIDLHLQTEESRFSITKSFFLAWALMAMFFMPGEGKIEKTVDPKNGVILSLQAAMEEVQKAQAWALEFSGNVTGTHDQMALQDCLQLFEDTLYRLNGSLNSMKSFNLEKRSAMADVHTWVSAALTNQDLCLDGLSGTNYNRENNGSFDLTEFGSSISLQVLNLSRLISDSLALFANLRASSLARPGKRRLLSNGKKIGFPEWVSGDQRRRFLQSTADVVVAQDGSGDYKTITEALSAYNVPPQGNETYYVMYIKAGQYYESIVINRAVRNLMMIGDGMNRTCVMGNRSIGDSGTLFGSSTFAVWGDGFIAKDMTFTNTAGPQKGQAVALLVAADRSVFYRCSMEGYQDTLFLYSTRQFLRECYIYGTIDFIFGNSAAVIQKSTILVRKPLTGQENVVTAQGRRYSNQNTGTILHACTIMAASDLVPVQRDFTTYMGRPWQPFSRTVVMQSTLGDLIDPAGWVEWNSTDVFLNTLFYGEFDNDGAGADTSRRVKWPGYHVINQTAEAEQFTVGNFIDGDSWIPSSGIPFDLNIS